A genomic window from Klebsiella quasipneumoniae subsp. quasipneumoniae includes:
- the eamA gene encoding O-acetylserine/cysteine exporter — protein sequence MTRKDGLLALLVVVVWGLNFVVIKLGLHNMPPLMLAGLRFMLVAFPALLFVARPAIPLRLLLGYGLTISFGQFAFLFCAIGLGMPAGLASLVLQAQAFFTIILGAFVFGERLQGKQLAGIALAIFGVLVLVEGSLGGEHVPLVGFMLTLAAALSWACGNIFNKKIMSQATRPPIMSLVVWSALIPVLPFMLASWLIDGPQLMLTSLRQIDVLTVLSLLYLAFIATIVGYGIWGSLLGRYETWRVAPLSLLVPVVGMASAALLLGETLSGLQLAGAALIMAGLYINVFGLRLVRPGMARG from the coding sequence ATGACGAGGAAAGATGGACTGCTGGCGCTGCTGGTAGTGGTAGTGTGGGGGCTTAACTTCGTGGTGATTAAGCTGGGATTGCACAATATGCCGCCGCTGATGCTGGCGGGCCTGCGCTTTATGCTGGTGGCCTTTCCGGCGCTGCTGTTTGTCGCCCGGCCAGCCATTCCGCTGCGCCTGCTGTTGGGCTATGGCCTGACCATTAGCTTTGGCCAGTTTGCTTTTCTGTTCTGCGCTATCGGCCTGGGCATGCCGGCGGGGCTGGCGTCGCTGGTTCTGCAGGCGCAAGCCTTCTTTACCATCATCCTCGGCGCCTTCGTCTTTGGCGAACGCCTGCAGGGCAAGCAGCTGGCGGGGATCGCTCTGGCGATCTTCGGCGTGCTGGTGCTGGTGGAGGGGAGCCTCGGAGGGGAACATGTCCCGCTGGTGGGCTTTATGCTGACCCTGGCGGCGGCGCTCAGCTGGGCCTGCGGCAATATTTTTAACAAAAAAATCATGTCCCAGGCGACCCGGCCGCCGATCATGTCGCTGGTGGTGTGGAGCGCATTGATCCCGGTGCTGCCGTTTATGCTCGCCTCGTGGCTGATCGATGGCCCGCAGCTGATGCTGACGAGTCTGCGCCAGATCGATGTGCTGACGGTTCTCTCACTGCTTTACCTGGCGTTTATCGCCACTATTGTCGGCTACGGTATCTGGGGCTCGCTGCTGGGGCGGTATGAAACCTGGCGGGTGGCGCCGCTGTCGCTGCTGGTGCCGGTGGTGGGGATGGCCAGCGCCGCGCTGCTGCTGGGAGAGACGCTGAGCGGGCTGCAGCTCGCCGGGGCGGCGCTGATCATGGCCGGGCTCTATATCAACGTTTTCGGACTGCGTCTGGTGC
- the ydeE gene encoding efflux MFS transporter YdeE: MITTLRRSTIALLASSLLLTIGRGATLPFMTIYLTRRYQLEVDVIGYALSLALVVGVLFSMGFGILADKFDKKRYMVWSVLVFILGFSAIPLVHNATLVVIFFALINCAYSVFSTVLKAWFADRLTAEKKARIFSLNYTILNIGWTVGPPIGTLLVMHSINLPFWLAAACAAFPLVFIQLFLQRDGAAAAQPGAAAWTPSVLLRDRALLWFTCSGLLASFVGGAFASCISQYVLVVASSDFAEKVVAVVLPVNAAVVVALQYAVGRRLSARNIRPLMTFGTVCFVIGLVGFMFSGASLWAWGISAAIFTLGEVIYAPGEYMLIDHIAPPGMKASYFSAQSLGWLGAAFNLMFTGLILTHLPHWSLFVILIAAIVAAWLMIFRGINARPWQPDSPLARA; the protein is encoded by the coding sequence ATGATCACCACACTCCGGCGCTCCACCATCGCGCTGCTGGCATCGTCGTTACTGTTGACTATCGGCCGCGGGGCCACACTGCCGTTTATGACCATCTACCTCACCCGACGCTATCAGCTGGAGGTGGATGTGATCGGCTACGCCCTGTCGCTGGCCCTGGTGGTCGGCGTGCTGTTCAGCATGGGCTTTGGCATCCTCGCGGACAAGTTCGACAAAAAGCGCTATATGGTGTGGTCAGTGCTGGTATTTATCCTCGGTTTCAGCGCGATACCGCTGGTCCATAACGCGACCCTGGTGGTGATCTTCTTTGCGCTGATCAACTGCGCCTATTCGGTCTTTTCCACCGTGCTGAAAGCCTGGTTCGCCGACCGGCTGACGGCGGAGAAAAAAGCGCGCATCTTCTCGCTGAACTACACCATCCTCAACATCGGCTGGACCGTCGGGCCGCCTATCGGCACGCTGCTGGTGATGCACAGCATTAATCTGCCCTTCTGGCTGGCGGCGGCCTGCGCCGCCTTCCCGCTGGTGTTTATTCAGCTGTTTCTCCAGCGGGATGGGGCCGCCGCCGCCCAGCCGGGAGCTGCCGCCTGGACGCCTTCGGTGCTGCTGCGCGACCGCGCGCTGCTGTGGTTTACCTGTTCCGGGCTGCTGGCCTCCTTCGTCGGCGGCGCGTTTGCCTCCTGTATCTCGCAGTACGTGCTGGTGGTCGCCAGCAGCGACTTCGCCGAGAAAGTCGTGGCCGTGGTGCTGCCGGTTAACGCCGCGGTGGTCGTCGCCCTGCAGTACGCCGTTGGCCGGCGGCTGAGCGCGAGAAATATCCGCCCGCTGATGACCTTCGGTACCGTCTGCTTTGTGATCGGCCTCGTGGGCTTTATGTTCTCCGGCGCCAGCCTGTGGGCGTGGGGGATCTCGGCGGCGATCTTCACCCTTGGCGAGGTGATTTATGCCCCCGGCGAGTATATGCTGATTGACCATATCGCCCCGCCGGGAATGAAGGCCAGCTACTTCTCCGCTCAGTCGCTGGGATGGCTGGGGGCGGCCTTCAACCTGATGTTCACCGGGTTGATCCTCACCCATCTGCCGCACTGGTCGCTGTTTGTCATTCTTATCGCGGCTATTGTCGCCGCCTGGCTGATGATTTTCCGGGGGATCAATGCCCGTCCCTGGCAGCCGGATTCTCCGCTGGCCAGGGCGTGA
- a CDS encoding helix-turn-helix domain-containing protein: MNSINQVKQLRLQRAWSQEQLAEMAGLSVRTIQRIENGERPGLETLSALAAVFEVTVAEIGGEASREGAPGPQASLDLRIEEAKARVQQESRFFRSLSVALVVCVLLAVLNRYTNPQYYWSGWVALIWGALLVVRGLRLFVFGEWIKNWRQARLQRLLRK; the protein is encoded by the coding sequence ATGAACAGCATCAATCAGGTCAAACAATTACGGCTGCAGCGCGCCTGGTCCCAGGAACAGCTGGCCGAAATGGCGGGACTCAGCGTCCGCACGATCCAGCGCATTGAGAATGGCGAACGCCCGGGGCTGGAGACCCTCAGCGCCCTCGCCGCGGTCTTTGAGGTGACGGTGGCCGAGATCGGCGGCGAAGCCTCGCGGGAGGGCGCGCCGGGTCCGCAAGCTTCGCTGGATCTGCGTATTGAGGAAGCGAAAGCGCGGGTGCAGCAGGAAAGCCGCTTTTTTCGTTCGCTGTCGGTGGCGCTGGTGGTCTGCGTGCTGCTGGCGGTGCTCAACCGGTACACGAACCCGCAGTACTACTGGTCCGGCTGGGTCGCCCTGATCTGGGGCGCTCTGCTGGTGGTGAGAGGATTACGTCTGTTCGTCTTTGGCGAATGGATCAAAAACTGGCGCCAGGCGCGCCTGCAGCGGCTGCTGCGTAAATAG
- the urtE gene encoding urea ABC transporter ATP-binding subunit UrtE — protein sequence MLQVSQLHQYYGGSHILRGVDFTARQGEVTCLLGRNGVGKTTLLKCLMGLIPARSGEVRWQDQNITHRKPHQRVQAGVAYVPQGREIFPRLTVEENLLMGLSRFPAREAQQVPEEIYQLFPVLKTMKQRRGGDLSGGQQQQLAIGRALASRPQLLILDEPTEGIQPSVIKEIGEVIRQLASRGDMAILLVEQFYDFAAGLADHYLVMSRGAIVQQGKGGDMETDGVRALVTI from the coding sequence ATGTTACAGGTGAGTCAGTTACATCAGTACTACGGCGGGAGCCACATCTTGCGCGGGGTGGATTTTACCGCCCGTCAGGGCGAGGTTACCTGCCTGCTGGGGCGCAACGGCGTCGGTAAGACCACGTTGCTGAAATGTCTGATGGGGCTTATTCCGGCACGCAGCGGCGAGGTGCGCTGGCAGGATCAGAACATCACCCACCGTAAACCGCACCAGCGGGTGCAGGCCGGGGTGGCCTACGTCCCCCAGGGACGCGAGATTTTTCCCCGCCTGACGGTGGAAGAAAATCTGCTGATGGGGCTGTCGCGCTTTCCCGCCCGCGAGGCGCAGCAGGTGCCGGAGGAGATTTACCAGCTTTTCCCGGTGCTCAAGACCATGAAGCAGCGGCGGGGCGGTGACTTATCCGGCGGTCAGCAGCAGCAGCTGGCGATCGGCCGCGCGCTGGCCAGCCGTCCGCAGCTGCTGATCCTCGATGAGCCCACCGAGGGGATCCAGCCCTCGGTCATCAAAGAGATTGGCGAGGTGATCCGTCAGCTGGCGAGCCGCGGGGATATGGCCATTCTGCTGGTGGAGCAATTCTATGACTTTGCCGCCGGGCTGGCGGACCACTACCTGGTGATGTCGCGCGGCGCCATCGTCCAGCAGGGAAAGGGCGGAGATATGGAAACCGACGGCGTGCGCGCCCTGGTGACTATCTGA
- the urtD gene encoding urea ABC transporter ATP-binding protein UrtD: MQPDEGLFTRQLPGDRFRAQTDPVLQLENINVSFDGFRALTDLSLAIGVGELRCVIGPNGAGKTTLMDVITGKTRPQSGKAIYDQSVDLTTLDPVAIARQGIGRKFQKPTVFEALTVAENLALAMKGDKSVWASLRARLSSEQDDRLNEVLRLLRLDGERYRQAGLLSHGQKQFLEIGMLLVQEPHLLLLDEPAAGMTDAETEYTAELFRTLAGQHSLMVVEHDMGFVETIADRVTVLHQGQVLAEGSLREVQANEQVIEVYLGR; this comes from the coding sequence ATGCAACCGGATGAAGGACTGTTTACCCGCCAGCTGCCCGGAGATCGCTTCCGTGCGCAGACCGACCCGGTACTGCAGCTGGAGAACATTAACGTCAGCTTTGACGGTTTCCGGGCGCTGACGGATCTGTCGCTGGCGATAGGCGTCGGCGAGCTGCGCTGCGTGATCGGCCCCAACGGCGCGGGCAAGACCACCCTGATGGACGTGATCACCGGCAAAACCCGGCCGCAGAGCGGCAAAGCGATCTATGACCAGTCGGTGGATCTGACCACTCTCGACCCGGTAGCCATCGCCCGCCAGGGTATCGGGCGCAAGTTTCAAAAGCCGACGGTCTTCGAAGCGCTGACGGTGGCGGAAAATCTCGCCCTGGCGATGAAGGGGGATAAATCGGTGTGGGCCAGCCTGCGCGCCCGGCTGAGCAGCGAACAGGACGATCGGCTGAATGAGGTGCTGCGCCTGCTGCGCCTCGACGGCGAACGCTACCGCCAGGCGGGTCTGCTGTCCCATGGCCAGAAACAGTTTCTTGAGATCGGCATGCTGCTGGTGCAGGAGCCGCATCTGCTGCTGCTTGATGAGCCAGCGGCCGGCATGACCGATGCGGAAACCGAATATACCGCGGAGCTGTTTCGCACGCTGGCCGGACAGCACTCCCTGATGGTGGTGGAGCACGACATGGGGTTTGTCGAGACCATCGCCGACCGGGTGACGGTCCTGCATCAGGGCCAGGTGCTGGCGGAGGGGTCGCTGCGGGAGGTGCAGGCCAATGAGCAGGTCATTGAAGTTTATCTGGGACGTTAA
- the urtC gene encoding urea ABC transporter permease subunit UrtC, translating into MSQPITLTLAQRAPRPLRWLGILLVLGLLSMPFLALLPASHPLAVPSWLLTLSGKILCYAIVAVALDLVWGYAGMLSLGHGIFFALGGYAMGMYLMRQAAGDGLPAFMSFLSWNELPWFWWGTQHFAWAMALVVLVPGLLALVFGWFAFRSKIKGVYFSIMTQALTYAGMLLFFRNETGFGGNNGFTGFTTLLGFPVTATGTRAALFMATVLLLLLTLWLGSALAQSKFGRILTAVRDAENRLMFCGYDPRGFKLLVWTLSAVLCGLAGALYVPQVGIINPSEMSPTNSIEAAIWVALGGRGTLIGPVLGAGLVNGAKSIFTVAMPEYWQLFLGLMFIIVTLFLPRGVMGLLRRGDR; encoded by the coding sequence ATGAGCCAACCCATTACCTTAACGCTGGCGCAGCGCGCGCCGCGGCCTCTGCGCTGGCTGGGGATCCTGCTGGTGCTGGGGCTGCTGAGTATGCCATTCCTGGCGCTGCTGCCGGCCTCCCATCCGCTGGCGGTGCCGAGCTGGCTGCTGACCCTGAGCGGTAAAATCCTCTGCTACGCCATCGTGGCGGTGGCGCTGGATCTGGTCTGGGGCTACGCGGGTATGCTATCCCTTGGCCACGGGATTTTCTTTGCCCTCGGCGGGTACGCCATGGGCATGTACCTGATGCGCCAGGCGGCGGGCGACGGTCTGCCGGCGTTTATGTCTTTTCTCTCCTGGAACGAGCTGCCCTGGTTCTGGTGGGGCACGCAGCATTTCGCCTGGGCGATGGCGCTGGTGGTGCTGGTTCCCGGCCTGCTGGCGCTGGTTTTCGGCTGGTTCGCCTTCCGCTCGAAGATCAAAGGGGTCTATTTCTCGATCATGACCCAGGCCTTGACCTATGCCGGTATGCTGCTGTTCTTTCGCAACGAGACCGGGTTTGGCGGTAACAACGGCTTCACCGGATTTACCACGCTGCTGGGCTTTCCGGTCACCGCCACCGGCACCCGGGCGGCGCTGTTTATGGCCACGGTCCTGCTGCTGTTGCTGACCCTGTGGCTGGGCTCGGCGCTGGCGCAGAGTAAGTTTGGCCGCATCCTCACCGCGGTGCGGGATGCCGAGAACCGCCTGATGTTCTGCGGGTACGACCCGCGCGGCTTCAAGCTGCTGGTGTGGACGCTGTCGGCGGTGCTCTGCGGCCTGGCGGGGGCGTTATACGTCCCGCAGGTGGGGATCATCAACCCCAGCGAAATGTCGCCGACCAACTCCATCGAGGCCGCCATCTGGGTGGCGCTCGGCGGGCGCGGCACCCTGATCGGCCCGGTGCTTGGCGCCGGGCTGGTCAATGGCGCGAAAAGCATTTTCACCGTGGCGATGCCGGAGTACTGGCAGCTGTTTCTTGGCCTCATGTTCATCATCGTGACCCTGTTTTTACCCCGCGGGGTGATGGGGCTGCTGCGTCGAGGAGACCGCTAA
- the urtB gene encoding urea ABC transporter permease subunit UrtB — protein sequence MNALRLMSVLALLLSLLPWRAQAAEADDFVAASRSQQAQLLTQWAAAPQADRLPLLRALTSESLVMDDGKHAFRTRQGGLQPLGAAAAPQGDTRPVRLTNRLRNLAAGALASHLILSDNVTERASAARTLQREATPAMTALLQQRLKAETDDNVRGLLEVALARLQLTQPEASARLAAVTLLGHSADPETQALLIPFTDAQHEPDAAVREAASDSLQKIKHRLLLGDLLGQAFMGLSLGSVLLLAALGLAITYGLLGVINMAHGEMLMIGAYSCWLVQQVLAQLAPQWLAFYPLVALPVAFLVTAGIGMALERTIIRHLYGRPLETLLATWGISLMLIQLVRMLFGAQNVEVANPAWLSGGVQVLPNLILPWNRLAVLAFVLLVLCFTWLILNRTRLGMNVRAVTQNRAMAACCGVPTGRVDMLAFGLGSGIAGLGGVALSQLGNVGPELGQGYIIDSFLVVVLGGVGQMAGSVAAAFGLGIFNKILEPQMGAVLGKILILVMIILFIQKRPQGLFALKGRVID from the coding sequence ATGAACGCATTGCGTCTCATGAGTGTGTTGGCGCTGCTGCTGAGCTTGCTGCCATGGCGGGCGCAGGCCGCGGAGGCGGACGACTTCGTTGCCGCCAGTCGCAGCCAGCAGGCGCAGCTGTTGACCCAGTGGGCGGCAGCGCCGCAGGCGGATCGCCTGCCGTTGCTGCGGGCGTTGACCAGCGAGAGCCTGGTGATGGACGACGGAAAACATGCTTTCCGCACCCGACAGGGCGGCTTACAACCGCTGGGCGCCGCCGCCGCGCCGCAGGGCGACACCCGGCCGGTCCGTCTGACCAACCGCCTGCGCAATCTGGCTGCCGGCGCGCTGGCCAGCCACCTTATTTTAAGTGACAACGTCACAGAGCGAGCGTCCGCGGCGCGCACCCTGCAGCGGGAAGCGACCCCGGCCATGACCGCTCTGCTGCAGCAGCGGCTGAAGGCGGAAACCGATGATAATGTGCGGGGCCTGCTGGAGGTGGCGCTGGCGCGCCTGCAGTTGACTCAGCCTGAGGCCAGCGCGCGGCTGGCCGCGGTGACGCTGCTCGGCCATTCCGCGGACCCGGAAACCCAGGCGCTGCTGATCCCCTTTACCGATGCCCAGCATGAGCCGGATGCGGCGGTGCGCGAGGCGGCCAGCGATAGCCTGCAAAAGATCAAACATCGTCTGCTGCTCGGCGATCTGCTGGGCCAGGCCTTTATGGGGCTGTCGCTGGGCTCGGTGCTGCTGCTGGCCGCGCTGGGGCTGGCGATCACCTACGGCCTGCTGGGGGTGATTAACATGGCCCATGGCGAGATGCTGATGATCGGCGCCTACAGCTGCTGGCTGGTACAGCAGGTCCTGGCGCAGCTCGCGCCGCAGTGGCTGGCCTTTTATCCGCTGGTCGCGCTGCCAGTGGCCTTCCTGGTCACCGCCGGGATCGGCATGGCGCTCGAGCGCACCATTATTCGTCATCTGTATGGTCGGCCGCTGGAAACGCTGCTCGCCACCTGGGGGATCAGCCTGATGCTTATTCAGCTGGTGCGGATGCTGTTCGGCGCGCAGAACGTGGAGGTGGCGAACCCCGCCTGGCTCTCCGGCGGCGTGCAGGTCCTGCCGAACCTGATCCTGCCGTGGAACCGGCTGGCGGTGCTGGCGTTCGTCCTGCTGGTGCTGTGCTTCACCTGGCTCATCCTGAACCGCACCCGCCTCGGAATGAACGTCCGCGCCGTGACGCAGAACCGGGCGATGGCCGCCTGCTGCGGCGTGCCTACCGGGCGGGTGGATATGCTGGCCTTTGGTCTCGGCTCCGGTATTGCCGGGCTGGGCGGCGTGGCGCTGTCCCAGCTTGGCAACGTCGGCCCGGAGCTGGGTCAGGGCTATATCATCGACTCGTTCCTGGTGGTGGTCCTGGGTGGCGTCGGCCAGATGGCCGGCAGCGTGGCGGCAGCCTTTGGGCTGGGCATTTTCAACAAAATTCTTGAACCGCAGATGGGCGCGGTGCTGGGCAAGATCCTGATCCTGGTGATGATTATTCTGTTTATTCAGAAACGCCCGCAGGGCCTGTTCGCGCTGAAAGGGAGGGTGATTGACTGA
- the urtA gene encoding urea ABC transporter substrate-binding protein, translated as MQRRTLLKAFALSASVMAMGLSFQAYAADTIKVGIMHSLSGTMAISETPLKDVALMAIDDINAKGGVLGKKLEPVVVDPASNWPLFAEKARQLLAQDKVAVVFGCWTSVSRKSVLPVFEELNGLLFYPVQYEGEEMSPNVFYTGAAPNQQAIPAVEYLLSEDGGGAKRFFLLGTDYVYPRTTNKILRAFLHAKGIQDKDIEEVYTPFGYSDYQTIVANIKKFSAGGKTAVVSTINGDSNVPFYKELANQGLKATDVPVVAFSVGEEELRGIDTKPLVGNLAAWNYFESVDNPTNKAFVADYRAYAKAHKLPNADTVVTNDPMEATWVGLHMWAQAVTKAGTTDVDKVRDAMAGQTFKAPSGFTLTMDATNHHLHKPVMIGEIEGNGQFNVVWQTDEPVRAQPWSPWIPGNDKKPDHPVKTVSQ; from the coding sequence ATGCAACGAAGAACGTTATTAAAAGCTTTTGCACTCTCCGCCTCTGTAATGGCTATGGGTCTCTCATTCCAGGCCTATGCCGCCGACACCATTAAAGTCGGGATTATGCATTCGCTCTCCGGGACGATGGCGATTTCCGAAACGCCGCTGAAGGACGTCGCCCTGATGGCCATCGACGACATCAACGCCAAAGGCGGGGTGCTGGGCAAGAAGCTGGAGCCGGTAGTGGTCGACCCGGCCTCCAACTGGCCGCTGTTCGCCGAGAAGGCGCGCCAGCTGCTGGCCCAGGACAAGGTGGCGGTGGTGTTCGGCTGCTGGACCTCGGTCTCGCGTAAATCGGTGCTACCGGTGTTTGAGGAGCTGAACGGCCTGCTGTTCTACCCGGTACAGTACGAAGGGGAAGAGATGTCCCCCAATGTCTTCTATACCGGCGCGGCGCCTAACCAGCAGGCCATCCCGGCGGTGGAATACCTGCTGAGCGAGGACGGCGGCGGCGCCAAACGCTTCTTCCTGCTGGGAACCGACTACGTCTATCCGCGCACCACCAACAAGATCCTTCGCGCCTTCCTGCATGCCAAAGGGATCCAGGACAAAGATATCGAAGAAGTCTACACCCCGTTCGGCTATAGCGATTACCAGACCATCGTCGCCAATATCAAAAAATTCTCCGCCGGCGGCAAAACGGCGGTGGTCTCCACCATCAACGGCGATTCCAACGTGCCTTTCTACAAAGAGCTGGCTAACCAGGGTCTGAAAGCGACCGACGTGCCGGTGGTGGCCTTCTCGGTGGGGGAAGAGGAGCTGCGCGGCATCGATACCAAACCGCTGGTCGGCAACCTCGCGGCATGGAACTACTTTGAGTCGGTGGATAACCCGACCAATAAAGCCTTTGTCGCCGACTATCGCGCTTACGCCAAAGCGCACAAGCTGCCGAATGCCGATACGGTGGTGACCAACGACCCGATGGAGGCGACCTGGGTGGGTCTGCATATGTGGGCGCAGGCGGTGACCAAAGCCGGCACCACCGACGTGGACAAAGTGCGCGACGCCATGGCCGGGCAAACCTTTAAAGCGCCGTCCGGTTTTACCCTGACGATGGATGCCACCAACCACCATCTGCATAAGCCGGTAATGATCGGTGAAATCGAAGGCAACGGCCAGTTCAATGTGGTCTGGCAGACCGATGAGCCCGTCCGCGCGCAGCCGTGGAGCCCGTGGATCCCCGGTAATGATAAGAAACCTGACCATCCGGTGAAAACCGTCAGCCAGTAA